AGCCTTCGTGCGGAGCATGGACGCGACCGCTTTCGTTTGTGCCGAATACAACCTGGCACTCGAACTCGGTTCGACCCTCCAGGCATTAGGAAAAAGAATTCCAAATGACATGTCGGTGGCCTGCTTTGACGTTCCTCATGTTCCCCTGACCTCGCCGCATGGATTGCCAGACCTCACCCACATTCACCAGAACGAACTGGAAATGGGTCGTCTGGCGGTCGAGCAGATTCTGGCCCGCCTGCGCGGTGAATCAGACGCCACCCGCAGGCATGTGGCCTTTGAGCTGGTGCAAGGCCGCTCGACCGGCTCGCCGCCAGCCTGAATTCCGCCTGACCTGCGACTGCCCCGCTATTTTCGTCGCTCTGACGGAGATGACTTTAGGCGTTCTTCTCTTTGCTCCGAGGTGCATCCATGTTGCGAAACCCTCCGGTCGCGCCCACGCGTGCGGTCCCCGCTCCACCTTATCGTTCCCGGCTGCTGCGTCACGAATCGCGGATGGCTTACGCCTTTATCACTCCGGCGATGGGTTTGTTCCTGATTTTCACCCTCCTGCCTGCCGTATTCGCCCTTTTCCTCAGTTTTACCAATTACGACATTCTCAGTCCGATCAAGTGGGTGGGACTCGCCAACTACGAGCGGTTACTCACCGACGATCTGTTTCGGCGTGGCGTGCTGAATGTGGCTTACTACGCGCTGTTGTACGTGCCCCTAATGATCGCGCTCTCCCTCTCGCTGGGACTGGCACTCAACCGCAAGCGGCCTGGCATGGCCCTGTTTCGCACACTCTTTTACCTGCCTGCCGTCACGTCCAGCATTGCGGCAGCAACTGTCTGGACGTGGATGTTCCAGAAAGATTATGGGGTCGTGAATCAGGCGCTGGATGTTGTGGGTATTCGGGGTCCCAATTGGCTGGCCAGCAGCGACAGCGCCATGTACGCCATCGTGATCGTGACGCTCTGGCAAGGACTGGGCAGCAACATCATCATCTACCTCGCGGGGCTAAGTGGCGTGCCGACCTTTTTGTACGAAGCGGCGGCGCTCGATGGAGCCAGTCCGTGGCAGCAGTTTTGCTACATCACCGTTCCGGCCCTGCGCACCACCACTTTTTTTGTGGTGTTCATGTCGTTGATCGGCGCGTTCCAACTGTTCGATCAGGCTTATGTGATGACGCAGGGCGGCCCCGGTTATGCCACCACAACGGCGGTGTATCAAATTTACAGCAACGGCTTTACCCAACTCAGAATGGGTTACGCCAGCGCACAGGCGTTTGTGTTGGCTGTGGCCATTTTGTGTGTTTCGTTGATCAGCATGCGCCTGAACCGCGATTCTGGACTGGGCTGAGGAGCGTGATGAACCGTAACCTTCGATGGACGCCGTGGGTGGTGCTGCGCGAGAGCCTGTTTTACGCCCTTCTGGTGGGGGTCGCCGTCGTCATGGCGTTGCCATTTTACTGGATGGTCGTCACCTCCTTCAAACCTGATACCGATATTTTCAGTGAACCTATTCGCTGGATTCCGCAGCGCTTTACCTTCGAGCATTACGTCAAGGCGTTTACTTTAGTGCCGTTCAGTCGCTACTTCTGGAACTCCACGGTGATGGCGCTCCTGGGCGTGCTGGCCAATCTGGTGCTGGGCAGCCTCGCCGGGTACGCTTTTGCCCGGATGCGCTTCCGGGGCCGTGAGGGCCTGTTCAAGATGAAGCTCGCTTCACTCCTGATTCCAGGGGTCGTGACCCTGATTCCGAGTTTTATTATCCTGAAGTCCTTTCCACTGGTGGGCGGGAACGACCTGTTGGGGCACGGGGGGCAGGGGCTGCTCAATTCCT
The Deinococcus psychrotolerans genome window above contains:
- a CDS encoding carbohydrate ABC transporter permease encodes the protein MLRNPPVAPTRAVPAPPYRSRLLRHESRMAYAFITPAMGLFLIFTLLPAVFALFLSFTNYDILSPIKWVGLANYERLLTDDLFRRGVLNVAYYALLYVPLMIALSLSLGLALNRKRPGMALFRTLFYLPAVTSSIAAATVWTWMFQKDYGVVNQALDVVGIRGPNWLASSDSAMYAIVIVTLWQGLGSNIIIYLAGLSGVPTFLYEAAALDGASPWQQFCYITVPALRTTTFFVVFMSLIGAFQLFDQAYVMTQGGPGYATTTAVYQIYSNGFTQLRMGYASAQAFVLAVAILCVSLISMRLNRDSGLG
- a CDS encoding carbohydrate ABC transporter permease — encoded protein: MNRNLRWTPWVVLRESLFYALLVGVAVVMALPFYWMVVTSFKPDTDIFSEPIRWIPQRFTFEHYVKAFTLVPFSRYFWNSTVMALLGVLANLVLGSLAGYAFARMRFRGREGLFKMKLASLLIPGVVTLIPSFIILKSFPLVGGNDLLGHGGQGLLNSYWAIVLPGAAGAFAVFFMRQFFRTLPDDLMDAARVDGASEFRIFWSIYLPLCGPALATLGIFTFQAGWNVFLWALIVFNDPKMSTVQMGLQAFSFNHQTDYGPLMAASVVVSLPVLIVFLFAQRYFTQSISFTGAKG